A single window of Eucalyptus grandis isolate ANBG69807.140 chromosome 1, ASM1654582v1, whole genome shotgun sequence DNA harbors:
- the LOC104436319 gene encoding zinc finger protein ZAT11, with protein MMKRSRDDYERMNLDMAKCLMLLTHGVNANPKTAAVHHHEDNFKCKTCNRQFPSFQALGGHRASHKKPKLPETKPEDSTKSVLGMTANPKMHECSICGLKFSLGQALGGHMRRHRVQLMSGSGSVMKIDEIFVVGPTIPVLKRSKSSNKRVMGLDLNLTPLENDLKFLFGKMAPEIDALLL; from the coding sequence ATGATGAAAAGAAGCAGAGATGACTATGAACGGATGAACTTGGACATGGCGAAATGCCTAATGCTACTCACCCATGGCGTCAACGCAAACCCAAAGACAGCCGCTGTGCATCACCATGAAGACAACTTCAAGTGCAAGACGTGCAATCGCCAGTTCCCTTCATTCCAGGCGCTTGGTGGCCACCGGGCAAGCCACAAGAAGCCGAAGCTGCCGGAGACAAAGCCAGAAGACAGCACCAAGTCAGTGTTGGGCATGACGGCAAATCCCAAGATGCACGAGTGCTCGATATGCGGGCTGAAGTTCTCATTGGGGCAAGCCTTGGGAGGCCACATGAGGAGGCACAGGGTGCAGTTGATGAGCGGGAGCGGGAGCGTGATGAAGATAGATGAGATTTTCGTGGTTGGTCCGACAATCCCAGTGTTGAAGAGGTCGAAAAGCAGCAATAAGAGGGTTATGGGCCTCGACTTGAACTTGACTCCTCTTGAGAATGACCTCAAGTTCTTATTTGGCAAGATGGCTCCGGAGATAGATGCCTTGCTCCTGTAA
- the LOC120291311 gene encoding zinc finger protein ZAT11-like, which yields MTFSCAPTLKRTRDDCEGMSLDMAKCLMLLSHGVNTNPRKAAVHHDEDNFECKTCNRRFSSFQALGGHRASHKKPRLLETMKLEDCTKLALGSMAKPKMHECSMCGLKFASGQALGGHMRRHRAELMSGDMMKMDEILAVGSMIPLLKRSNSSKRVMGLDLNLSPLENDLKFLFGKMAPKIDPVFL from the coding sequence ATGACATTCTCTTGCGCGCCGACGTTGAAAAGAACCAGAGATGACTGCGAAGGGATGAGCTTGGACATGGCGAAATGCCTGATGCTTCTCTCCCACGGGGTCAACACAAACCCTAGAAAAGCCGCCGTGCATCACGATGAggacaacttcgagtgcaagaCGTGCAACCGCCGGTTCTCATCATTCCAGGCACTCGGCGGCCACCGGGCGAGCCACAAGAAGCCAAGGCTGCTGGAGACAATGAAGCTGGAAGACTGCACCAAGCTGGCGTTGGGCTCAATGGCAAAGCCGAAGATGCACGAGTGCTCGATGTGCGGACTGAAGTTCGCATCGGGGCAAGCCCTGGGAGGCCACATGAGGAGACACAGGGCCGAGCTGATGAGCGGGGACATGATGAAGATGGACGAGATTCTCGCTGTCGGTTCGATGATCCCTCTGTTGAAGAGGTCGAATAGCAGCAAGAGGGTTATGGGCCTGGACTTGAACTTGTCTCCTCTTGAGAATGATCTCAAGTTCTTGTTTGGCAAGATGGCTCCCAAGATAGATCCAGTGTTCCTGTGA
- the LOC104455075 gene encoding zinc finger protein ZAT11 has protein sequence MKRTRDDYERMSLDMAKCLMLLSHGVNAELKRAAVHQTEDNYECKTCNRQFSSFQALGGHRASHKKPKLLQNKPGDCTKLALGGTAETKMHECSVCGLKFALGQALGGHMRKHRAELMSGNMMNMDEFFGINSTVPVLNRSNSSSKRVMGLDLNLTPLENDLKFLFGKMAPKIDHLIL, from the coding sequence ATGAAAAGAACCAGAGATGACTATGAACGGATGAGCTTGGACATGGCGAAATGCCTAATGCTTCTCTCCCACGGGGTCAACGCAGAGCTCAAAAGAGCCGCTGTGCATCAAACCGAGGACAACTACGAGTGCAAGACGTGCAATCGCCAGTTCTCTTCATTCCAGGCGCTTGGCGGCCACCGGGCGAGCCACAAGAAGCCGAAGTTGCTGCAGAACAAGCCGGGAGACTGCACCAAGTTGGCGTTGGGAGGGACAGCGGAGACCAAGATGCATGAGTGCTCGGTATGTGGGTTGAAGTTCGCGTTGGGGCAAGCCTTGGGCGGCCACATGAGGAAGCACAGGGCCGAGTTAATGAGTGGGAACATGATGAATATGGACGAATTTTTCGGGATTAATTCGACGGTCCCGGTGTTGAACAGGTCGAATAGCAGCAGTAAGAGGGTTATGGGCCTGGACTTGAACTTGACTCCTCTTGAGAATGACCTCAAGTTCTTGTTTGGCAAGATGGCTCCCAAGATAGATCACTTGATCCTGTAA